One genomic segment of Alosa sapidissima isolate fAloSap1 chromosome 13, fAloSap1.pri, whole genome shotgun sequence includes these proteins:
- the znf462 gene encoding zinc finger protein 462 isoform X2, with protein MEVLQCDGCDFRAESYDELKTHIQDVHTAFLKPAEVVDGTQDLSRSASLNSLSHAEDEEEDFSTETDDAGLHSMDKDVDQCSNSKSKLCSQPANPPSKSSSPFFQCKFCVRYFRSESLLIEHTRKIHGTVGAASETTGNSQTVKQTNYNVHMHEVFGKIFSCQYCTFKFTSRARLNKHQKKYHEDVLLDSPGSPTEEEADTEAVTMESESEDFDEEAPQDDEMRRILDLMYKCISKSSGNLTCEWCDYQTHRQELWYDHMAKKHCNMLKIMSSLQEDSGSSKSGSSSPRHTPTSKLMANNLNGNKDSALKKASGNAVVKAPPGISPFQYSQISAKVPNSTGSSILSERSTFVMSDMSNSAIDLDTSLLNDSRSSSEDELGDMDDPNYRDPLSAEDSTKLLLSEEDNKMLETKGIPFRRHLNRFQCPFCSFLTMHRRSISRHIENIHLSGKATVYKCDDCAFICTSPLKLESHKQNHIGSSSDWDTMDLTCESPDDENESIDPLNGESAGSKINGKKSSPGNEVNEQNLHHCTLCNFSTMTLKGLRVHQQHKHSYCDNIADSTEGSMNEQQDTDSETNSSANFVQKTQTSIWGNASKKHLVGKTARKSINDQPLDLSPVKKRTRIDEIANNLQSKISQTQQQEDMVINLEELGDDEDEEKQSDFHMDKEKDVHNHSYLYNTNNLYQIESKEVKEECRSGRDSGEVKEERRSGKRKRNLQAKGSVRNIPVRVTVSEDEDNENNFSASVDKNLQIQNTQDGQNTFQETVEYTEEPGNLFYCKHCDYQNKSARSVSTHYQRMHPYIKFSFRYILDPEDQSAVFRCLECYIEYTNFNDLNQHYMEHHPGASNVLNLNQPNLIYMCRFCSYTSPNVRSLMPHYQRMHPTVKINNAMIFSSYMVDQPQKSAESQTLREILNSGPKSFTSSTPVSRSSSSPSLKTISKVSESTSDTETLKETIGGNVVVYDCDMCSFASPNMHSVLVHYQKKHPEQKASYFRIQKTMRVISVDRNQAPTYNLPNTPKSANMMPLGLDDEVYYCKHCVYSNRSVVGVLVHYQKRHPEIKVTAKYIKHAPPTPGLMKLMDELQIAPPKQFFKPSSNNGTDASSTKGSNEKGEAEMLFFCQHCDYGNRTVKGVLIHYQKKHKDVKANADLVRRHTAVVRSQRERAQLNQTAAPAGATTVSTSDKDTSQKLRSLKCRHCSYTSPYVYALRKHLKKDHPTVKATAITILNWGYQDGVLEAGYHCEWCIYSHVEPSGLLMHYQRRHPEHNVDYTYMASKLWAGPDACASQQGGNSDTKHYQCRDCAYEASSIWDITNHYQTVHPWAIKVDESVLLDIIKGNRTQEKMHSTQSKGHNPGMSNPFDCYQADHEEGTMDVSRPSQERQSHLSFTTTSISNNPYQCTVCLSEYNSLHGLLTHYGKKHPGMKVKAADFAHESDINPSSVYKCRHCPYVNSRIHGVLTHYQKRHPLVKVTAEDFADDIEQVKDLGIEGDEKCKTQRQGYGAYRCKMCPYTHGTLEKLKIHYEKYHNQPASDMFNPAVTQFSTNREEQVAECSATNVTDAQDVCDFDLSLSQFEKGEKHAVFRCQLCKYFCSTRKGIARHYRIKHNNVRAQPEGKNNVFKCALCSYTNPIRKGLAAHYQKRHDIDAYYTHCLAASKALTEKPNKVMVPLTSEADGAGMSEELKLAVERRKCSLCSFQAFSRKSIVSHYIKRHPGVFPKRQHSSKLGRYFTIIYPKEMDKSSAVEENESVEVKPEAEQERDLEWLPFKCLKCHKICFSSADLLCMHYNDYHSRDLRRDFITVANPEHGNSEFYQCAHCELKFLALTDLTNHLMDHNEETQKRAMRQERRKQLQNKQKVNEQIETKQEKLDATADKTPIGYRCNFCVEVHPTLRAICNHLRKHVQYGEAKEGQLKDITEVSFPGAEDAIPNGNTEDSLPIDDAVSSEMDLSVADMASTGDVPIETGEKPMVVNAPVSVQEKERRTGGHPCAQCDRIFMSMQGLRSHERSHSAMALFSREDKYSCQYCQFVSPFRHNLDRHIQSHHGHHKPFRCKLCPFKSAYLSRLKSHLLKAHAGENPYKCLSCAFSTITISQLKEHSLRVHGEMLTLPKLRAGAALRSPRPTLSTDPMNLTQEGEEPGYLEPADVQQQLSHYQLASRNQSSCSPPAASGVVAESRPDSVLTCEFCEFSSGYMQSLRRHYRDRHGGKKLFKCKDCSFFTCYKSTFTIHVEAGHTSAPEEGPKDLRCPFCLYHTKYKSNMIDHVVLHREERVVPLEVSRSKLSRHLQGVVFRCHKCTFTCSSDESLQLHIHKHDEIKPYQCQLCYYDSKYKQALENHLRDEHKVIRNFEIMGRVSLDQLEALKNKMNNLSSGEEEEQVEGQEEEGTKEQKENEEVVGVNEMDVQEDESERPEAKDSDSSETPCSQSCGSITGKEKRFPCEFCGRSFTNSSEWERHVLRHGMSVNNSSDASLIPAIGTTAQHLIGSAVWMDRGGSQPSSPINLETEYPSDLSKSINLNEENKEMLDQK; from the exons ATGGAGGTGCTACAGTGCGATGGCTGTGATTTCCGAGCTGAGTCATATGATGAACTCAAGACACACATCCAGGATGTCCACACAGCCTTCTTGAAACCCGCTGAAGTTGTTGATGGTACACAGGATCTGTCAAGGTCTGCATCTCTGAACTCCCTCAGTCAtgcagaggatgaggaagaggacttCTCTACTGAGACTGATGATGCAG GCCTCCACTCCATGGACAAAGACGTGGACCAGTGTTCCAATTCCAAATCAAAGCTATGCAGTCAGCCAGCAAATCCCCCAAGTAAATCGTCCAGCCCCTTTTTCCAGTGCAAGTTTTGTGTCCGCTACTTCAGATCTGAATCCCTCCTAATTGAACACACCAGAAAAATTCATGGAACGGTTGGAGCGGCCTCAGAGACCACAGGAAACTCACAGACAGTCAAGCAGACAAACTACAATGTACACATGCATGAAGTCTTTGGGAAAATCTTTTCTTGCCAGTATTGTACATTCAAGTTTACTAGTAGGGCCAGACTGAATAAACATCAAAAGAAGTATCATGAAGATGTTTTGTTGGATTCTCCAGGGTCCCCTACTGAAGAGGAAGCTGACACTGAAGCTGTTACAATGGAATCAGAATCTGAGGACTTTGATGAGGAAGCACCACAGGATGATGAAATGCGCAGAATCTTAGACTTAATGTATAAATGTATCTCTAAGTCCAGTGGAAACTTAACATGTGAGTGGTGTGATTATCAGACCCATAGGCAAGAACTGTGGTATGATCACATGGCAAAAAAACATTGTAATATGCTAAAGATTATGTCATCACTTCAGGAGGATAGTGGATCTTCCAAATCAGGATCTTCATCCCCAAGACATACTCCAACATCTAAGCTGATGGCAAATAATTTAAATGGCAATAAAGATTCAGCATTAAAGAAAGCTTCTGGAAATGCAGTTGTGAAAGCCCCACCAGGGATATCACCTTTTCAGTATTCACAGATTTCAGCAAAAGTTCCCAACAGTACAGGCTCTTCCATTTTATCAGAAAGGTCAACCTTCGTCATGTCTGATATGTCAAATTCTGCCATAGACTTAGATACCAGTCTGCTCAACGATTCCAGAAGCAGCTCAGAAGATGAACTCGGTGACATGGATGATCCCAATTACAGAGACCCCTTGTCAGCTGAGGATTCCACTAAGCTGCTTCTGTCAGAGGAGGATAATAAAATGCTTGAAACAAAAGGGATCCCATTCAGACGGCACTTGAACAGGTTTCAGTGTCCTTTCTGTTCCTTTCTCACAATGCATCGACGGAGTATTTCTCGTCATATAGAGAACATACACTTGTCTGGCAAAGCAACAGTGTACAAATGTGATGACTGTGCGTTCATATGCACCAGTCCACTCAAGTTGGAAAGTCACAAGCAAAATCATATTGGTTCATCTTCAGACTGGGACACTATGGACTTAACATGTGAAAGCCCAGACGATGAAAATGAGTCAATAGATCCCTTGAATGGGGAAAGTGCAGGCTCAAAGATCAATGGCAAGAAATCAAGTCCTGGAAATGAGGTAAATGAGCAAAATCTTCATCACTGTACTCTCTGCAACTTCTCTACCATGACACTGAAAGGGCTGAGAGTGCATCAGCAACATAAGCATTCTTACTGTGACAATATAGCAGATAGCACCGAGGGTTCAATGAATGAGCAGCAAGACACAGACTCCGAAACAAATAGCTCAGCAAATTTTGTACAAAAAACTCAAACATCAATCTGGGGAAACGCCTCAAAAAAACACCTTGTTGGCAAAACTGCAAGGAAGTCTATTAATGACCAACCTTTGGACCTGTCCCCTGTTAAGAAACGTACAAGAATTGATGAAATTGCCAACAATCTCCAAAGCAAGATTAGTCAGACCCAACAGCAGGAGGATATGGTTATCAATTTAGAGGAACTtggtgatgatgaagatgaggagaAACAAAGTGATTTTCACATGGATAAGGAGAAAGATGTTCATAATCACAGCTACTTGTATAATACAAACAATTTGTATCAGATTGAATCAAAAGAGGTGAAAGAAGAGTGCAGATCAGGgagagactcaggagaggtGAAAGAAGAGCGCAGGTCAGGGAAAAGAAAACGAAACCTTCAGGCAAAAGGTTCTGTGAGAAACATTCCTGTTCGAGTAACTGTGTCTGAAGATGAGGACAATGAAAATAATTTCAGTGCCTCTGTTGACAAAAATCTTCAAATTCAAAACACTCAAGATGGTCAAAATACTTTCCAAGAGACTGTTGAGTACACAGAAGAACCTGGGAACCTTTTCTATTGTAAACACTGTGATTACCAAAACAAGTCTGCGCGTAGTGTCAGTACACACTACCAGAGAATGCATCCCTACATTAAATTTAGTTTTAGGTACATCCTTGACCCAGAGGATCAGAGTGCTGTCTTCCGTTGCCTGGAGTGTTACATTGAATACACCAACTTTAATGATCTGAACCAGCACTATATGGAACATCATCCAGGGGCCAGTAATGTTCTGAACTTAAACCAACCCAATCTCATCTATATGTGTCGCTTTTGTTCTTACACCAGTCCTAATGTGCGTAGCTTAATGCCCCACTACCAAAGAATGCATCCCACGGTGAAAATTAACAATGCCATGATTTTCTCCAGTTACATGGTTGATCAGCCTCAGAAAAGTGCTGAGTCTCAAACACTAAGGGAGATCTTAAATTCAGGACCCAAGAGCTTCACATCCTCAACACCAGTGTCACGGTCCTCATCGAGCCCTTCCCTCAAAACCATCTCTAAAGTATCAGAGTCTACATCAGATACTGAGACCCTCAAAGAGACCATAGGAGGAAATGTTGTTGTCTATGATTGTGATATGTGTTCCTTTGCCAGTCCCAACATGCACTCAGTCCTGGTGCACTACCAGAAGAAGCATCCAGAACAAAAGGCCTCCTATTTCCGTATTCAGAAAACCATGAGGGTGATCTCAGTTGATAGAAATCAGGCACCTACTTACAACCTTCCCAACACTCCAAAATCAGCAAACATGATGCCATTAGGCTTAGATGATGAAGTTTATTATTGCAAACACTGTGTATATAGCAACCGTTCTGTGGTTGGTGTACTTGTCCATTATCAGAAGAGGCATCCAGAAATAAAAGTAACAGCAAAATACATTAAACATGCACCTCCAACTCCTGGTCTCATGAAGCTCATGGATGAGTTACAGATTGCTCCCCCAAAGCAGTTCTTCAAACCATCTAGCAACAATGGGACAGATGCTTCATCAACCAAAGGAAGCAATGAAAAAGGCGAAGCAGAGATGTTGTTTTTTTGCCAACACTGCGACTATGGGAATCGTACAGTCAAAGGGGTGCTTATTCACTACCAAAAGAAGCACAAAGATGTGAAAGCTAATGCAGACTTGGTGCGCAGGCACACAGCTGTGGTACGCAGCCAGAGGGAGCGCGCCCAGCTGAACCAAACTGCTGCTCCAGCAGGAGCTACCACAGTCTCTACATCTGACAAGGACACATCACAAAAGTTGAGATCATTGAAGTGTAGGCATTGTTCTTATACATCTCCATATGTGTATGCTCTAcggaaacatttaaaaaaagatcatCCTACTGTCAAAGCAACAGCCATTACCATCCTCAATTGGGGTTATCAGGATGGTGTCCTTGAGGCTGGATATCACTGTGAATGGTGCATCTATTCCCATGTTGAACCAAGTGGGCTGCTTATGCATTACCAAAGACGACACCCTGAGCATAATGTGGACTATACCTATATGGCTAGCAAACTTTGGGCTGGTCCTGATGCTTGTGCCTCCCAACAAGGGGGAAACTCAGACACAAAGCACTATCAGTGCAGGGATTGTGCCTATGAGGCAAGTTCTATCTGGGACATAACCAACCATTACCAAACTGTGCATCCCTGGGCAATCAAAGTAGATGAGTCTGTGCTGCTGGACATAATCAAAGGTAATCGAACACAAGAAAAGATGCACTCAACTCAGTCAAAAGGACACAATCCTGGCATGTCAAATCCATTTGATTGTTACCAAGCAGATCATGAAGAAGGCACAATGGATGTGTCCAGACCATCTCAAGAGAGACAGTCCCACCTGTCTTTCACAACTACATCCATTTCAAACAACCCGTATCAATgcactgtatgtctgtctgaatACAACAGTCTTCATGGACTTTTGACACACTATGGCAAGAAACACCCAGGTATGAAAGTGAAAGCTGCTGACTTTGCTCATGAATCTGACATCAATCCCAGCTCAGTGTATAAGTGCAGACACTGTCCGTATGTAAACTCTCGAATCCATGGTGTTCTCACCCATTACCAAAAGAGACATCCTCTGGTTAAGGTCACTGCAGAAGATTTTGCTGATGACATAGAGCAAGTAAAGGATTTGGGAATCGAAGGTGATGAAAAGTGCAAAACGCAGAGGCAAGGTTATGGTGCCTACAGGTGCAAAATGTGTCCTTATACCCATGGCACGCTAGAGAAACTGAAAATACACTATGAAAAGTATCACAACCAACCGGCCTCAGACATGTTCAACCCTGCTGTGACTCAGTTTTCTACCAACAGAGAAGAACAAGTAGCAGAATGCAGTGCTACAAATGTCACAGATGCCCAAGATGTATGTGACTTTGATCTGAGCCTCTCTCAATTTGAAAAGGGAGAGAAGCATGCTGTTTTCAGGTGTCAGCTTTGTAAATACTTCTGCTCTACTAGAAAGGGGATAGCTCGTCACTACCGTATAAAGCACAACAATGTCAGGGCCCAGCCTGAAGGAAAGAACAATGTTTTCAAGTGTGCCCTCTGCTCATACACCAATCCCATCCGCAAAGGTTTAGCAGCCCATTATCAGAAACGTCATGATATCGATGCATATTACACACACTGTCTGGCAGCCTCCAAGGCCTTGACTGAGAAGCCCAATAAGGTGATGGTACCCTTGACTTCTGAAGCTGATGGGGCCGGAATGAGTGAAGAACTGAAACTTGCTGTGGAGCGAAGAAAGTGTTCCCTTTGTTCATTTCAGGCATTCAGTAGGAAAAGTATTGTCTCACACTACATCAAGCGCCACCCAGGTGTCTTCCCCAAGAGACAACACTCAAGCAAACTGGGACGATATTTCACCATTATCTACCCTAAAGAAATGGACAAATCCTCTGCTGTGGAGGAGAATGAGTCTGTTGAGGTCAAACCAGAAGCAGAGCAGGAAAGGGACCTTGAGTGGTTGcctttcaaatgtttaaaatgcCACAAGATATGCTTCAGCTCAGCCGATCTGCTTTGCATGCACTACAATGACTACCACAGCAGGGACCTCAGGCGTGATTTCATCACAGTTGCAAACCCTGAGCATGGGAACTCCGAATTCTATCAGTGTGCCCACTGTGAGCTCAAGTTCTTGGCCCTTACTGACCTCACAAACCATCTGATGGATCACAATGAGGAAACTCAGAAGCGAGCAATGAGACAAGAAAGAAGGAAGCAACTCCAGAACAAACAGAAGGTCAATGAGCAAATAGAAACCAAGCAAGAGAAG TTGGATGCCACTGCTGATAAAACCCCAATAGGCTATCGGTGTAATTTCTGTGTGGAGGTCCATCCCACCCTCAGAGCCATCTGCAACCACCTGCGAAAACATGTGCAGTATGGTGAGGCTAAAGAAGGCCAGCTGAAG GATATCACAGAAGTATCGTTTCCTGGTGCAGAGGATGCCATTCCCAATGGCAACACAGAGGACTCGTTGCCCATTGACGATGCTGTGTCTTCAGAGATGGACTTATCTGTGGCTGATATGGCCTCCACTGGAGATGTCCCCATAGAAACAGGGGAGAAGCCTATGGTTGTGAATGCACCTGTGTCTGTCCAGGAAAAGGAGAGACGGACAGGCGGTCACCCCTGCGCCCAGTGTGACCGTATCTTCATGTCTATGCAGGGTCTCCGGTCTCACGAGAGAAGTCACTCAGCCATGGCTCTCTTCTCTCGGGAGGACAAGTATAGCTGCCAGTACTGTCAATTTGTTTCTCCCTTTAGACACAA TTTGGATCGTCACATCCAGTCTCATCATGGCCATCACAAGCCTTTCCGGTGTAAACTCTGTCCCTTTAAGTCTGCTTATCTAAGCCGACTGAAGAGTCATCTGCTCAAAGCACATGCAG GTGAGAACCCTTACAAGTGCTTATCATGCGCCTTCTCCACCATAACCATCAGCCAGTTGAAGGAGCACTCTCTGAGGGTCCATGGAGAGATGCTAACACTCCCCAAACTTCGGGCAGGGGCAGCATTGCGCTCCCCACGGCCCACCTTGAGCACTGATCCCATGAATTTGACACAGGAAGGGGAAG AACCAGGCTACTTGGAACCTGCTGACGTTCAACAGCAACTCAGCCACTACCAGCTTGCTTCACGGAACCAATCctcctgtagcccccctgcagCTTCTGGTGTAGTAGCAGAGTCCCGTCCAGACAGCGTTCTCACCTGTGAGTTCTGCGAGTTCAGCTCTGGCTACATGCAGAGTCTACGTCGGCACTACCGTGATCGCCATGGGGGAAAGAAGCTCTTCAAGTGCAAGGACTGCTCTTTCTTCACCTGCTACAA GTCAACCTTCACCATTCATGTGGAGGCTGGCCATACCAGTGCCCCTGAAGAGGGGCCAAAAGATTTGCGGTGCCCATTCTGCCTCTACCACACCAAATACAAAAGCAATATGATAGACCATGTTGTCCTGCACAGAG AAGAACGTGTTGTACCGCTAGAGGTGTCCCGTTCCAAGCTCTCACGCCACCTGCAGGGTGTTGTGTTCCGCTGCCACAAATGCACCTTCACCTGCTCTAGTGATGAAAGCCTCCAGCTGCATATCCATAAGCATGATGAGATAAAGCCCTACCAGTGCCAGCTCTGCTACTACGACAGCAAGTACAAGCAGGCTCTGGAGAACCACCTGCGGGATGAGCACAAG GTGATACGAAACTTTGAGATTATGGGACGGGTCAGTCTGGACCAGCTGGAGGCTCTGAAGAATAAGATGAACAACCTCAGCAGTGGCGAGGAAGAGGAACAGGTTGAAGGACAGGAAGAAGAAGGAACAAAGGAGCAGAAGGAAAATGAAGAAGTGGTGGGAGTTAATGAGATGGATGTACAAGAAGATGAGTCTGAAAGGCCTGAGGCTAAAG ATAGCGATTCTTCAGAGACTCCCTGCTCCCAAAGTTGTGGGAGCATCACTGGCAAGGAAAAACGCTTTCCCTGTGAGTTCTGTGGCCGTTCTTTCACCAATAGCTCAGAGTGGGAACGGCATGTACTTCGGCATGGCAT GTCAGTTAACAACAGTTCAGATGCCAGCCTCATCCCAGCAATAGGAACAACAGCTCAGCATCTTATTGGCTCTGCTGTCTGGATGGATAGAGGTGGCAGCCAACCTAGTAGTCCAATCAATTTGGAGACTGAATATCCATCAGATCTATCAAAAAGTATCAATTTGAATGAGGAAAACAAAGAAATGCTTGACCAAAAATGA